TTGCTTTTTTGATTAAACTTTATCAGCTTACGCTATCTCCACTTTTAGGTGGAGGTAAGTGTAGGTTTTACCCCAGCTGCTCACAGTATGTTTTAGAGGCTGTGGATAAGCATGGATTTATTGACGGAATAGTTCTTGGTATATCCAGGTTTTGTCGTTGTGGTCCCTGGAGTAAAGGTGGCTATGATCCGGTACCAGATAAGCTTTGTTTTGGATTAGGTTATCGGTTAAGTAGAATATTAGATAGAACTTCGAAAGGTTAGGTGTATATGGTGGGTGCAATTTGGAGTAGCGCAAGTCAACTTCTTCACATGATTCTTGAGTTTTTTTATCAAATTACACATTCATACGGTTTGGCAATCGTTCTTTTAACATTAATCATAAGGGTGGCTCTTTATCCGATCACCAACAAACAATTGTTGAGTATGCAACAGATGCAAAAGATACAGCCTAGACTAAAAGTTATACAAGAAAAGTATGCGAATGATAAACAAAAACTAAATGA
The sequence above is a segment of the Synergistaceae bacterium genome. Coding sequences within it:
- the yidD gene encoding membrane protein insertion efficiency factor YidD; this encodes MKKIVAFLIKLYQLTLSPLLGGGKCRFYPSCSQYVLEAVDKHGFIDGIVLGISRFCRCGPWSKGGYDPVPDKLCFGLGYRLSRILDRTSKG